The Armatimonadota bacterium DNA window GCTCGCGCAGCCGCTCGCTGGCGAGGGGACCGGCGTTGATGATGCCGCCGCCGGTATAGAAAATCGGACGCTTAGCATTCGCCATCAGCTCGATGGCCTCGGCGATGGCGTCGTCGTCACCCTTTGTCGCCGGCGAAATCGCGGAAGCGGGTAGTGATAAGCACCTTGTTCGGGAGTCTGATGTAGGTGTCGATCCATCTGAACACGTCAGGCGGATTCTCAATGGTTTCGAAGTTATCAAACACGAACAGCGTTGGGCCGGCGGCTCCGTTGCTAAGGCAGTCCTGAAAGTAGACTTCTGGCCGAAAACCTGGCTCCGTGCTTTCCGGTGGCTCGAGGAGCGTAACCGCTGCACGCGCGATATCGTTCTGTCTGACTACTCCTGGTGAGACTGGCTTCGGGCCGGACTCGAGGAGATCGATATCGCGCGCACTCATCCAGAGAATCAGATCGTAAGGCGGCGGGTCTAGGTGTGTTATTCCCTCTAGCGCAACGATAGCAAGGCTGGTCTTCCCAATACCTCCCGGCCCAGTGAGTGATACGATGGGGTGCCTGTCAGTCCTCAACAACTCTTCCCGCAGGGCCGTCTCCAGACTCGTCCTGCGCACATAGCCCGTGAGTCCAGGAGGCGGCTTTTGGCGTTTCTGCCAGTCGCCCACTGCCCACTCCCCTAGACCCTAGACCCCAGATCCTTCCTCCTCGCCACTCAAGAACGGCCAGCATCGGCGCGTGGTCGCTGGCGACCGGCTCGTCCAGCACCTCGACGGATACGGCCCTCCACGGATCGCACTTCCGATAAAGGACGTAGTCGATCCGTAGGCGCGGTGAGCTGGAGGGGGAGGTCGGCTGGGCTCCAACCGCATCCACGTCTATCCAACCGCCGGACAGCAACTCTTTCATCGGACGGGAGCCGGGCTTCGCGTTCAGGTCGCCTGCCATGACGACGGTCAAGGTCGCGTTGGCGAACAGCCTGTTCAACATGCCGCACTGCCACAGCCGTGTCTGGTCGCTCTGGTGGCAGAGGTGCGTGCCGACGATGAGCAGCTCGGCCAGGCCGCTGTCGGGCTTCACGCGCGCCGCGAGCGCGGAGCGGGGCTCCTGGCGTTCCTGATAGGGGAGCGCGTGCGCCTCGAAGCTCACGATCGGCCATCGCGACAGAACCGCCTCGCCGTAAGAGCCTCCGTCGTACGGCATCGCTTCGCCGAAGACCACGTGCATCCCGGTCAACTCGCCGAGCACCGCCGCTTGATCGACGCCCGATGAGCGCTCTGTGCCCTTGTCAACCTCCTGAAGCGCGACGAGGTCAGGCTTCACGCTCTTGATCACGCGCGCGATCCGCTCAAGGTCGAACACGCCGTCCTCACCCTGGCCGTGGTGGATGTTGTAGGTGAGCACGCGCAGAGTCGGAGGATCTGGGGCGGTCATCATAGTCACGAAGATCGCGAGGCCGATCATGGCTCCAGGTTACACGGTCTGAGTCCCGAGTGCCGAGTGCTGAATGCTGAATGCTGAATAGGGTCGAGGGTCGAACTACCGAATTCCCGAACCAACCCGAACCTGTGATAAAATGACTAGTACTGTGACCATCCGGGAACGGAACGCGCATCTGTTGAGACGCTTCGCGATGGGAGCGACGCTCGACGAGCTTGCGTTCTATGAAGGCAAGTCGCTCGACGAGGTGCTCGGCCACCTACTCGACTTCGAGAGGGAAGAAACCGCGTTTCCGGTCAGCCCATATTCGTTCTTCCTGAACGCCGACGGAAACCTGAACGGCCAGCCCCAGAGGGCGGTCGCCTGGTGGACGGTCAACATGTGCGTTACCGACCGCCCTGCGCTCGACCGGCTAAACCTCTTCTGGCACGACCACTTCGCCGTCAGCGCGGAAAAGGTGAAGAGCGGCGTCATCATGCTCTACCACCTGGAGACG harbors:
- a CDS encoding endonuclease/exonuclease/phosphatase family protein, with translation MIGLAIFVTMMTAPDPPTLRVLTYNIHHGQGEDGVFDLERIARVIKSVKPDLVALQEVDKGTERSSGVDQAAVLGELTGMHVVFGEAMPYDGGSYGEAVLSRWPIVSFEAHALPYQERQEPRSALAARVKPDSGLAELLIVGTHLCHQSDQTRLWQCGMLNRLFANATLTVVMAGDLNAKPGSRPMKELLSGGWIDVDAVGAQPTSPSSSPRLRIDYVLYRKCDPWRAVSVEVLDEPVASDHAPMLAVLEWRGGRIWGLGSRGVGSGRLAETPKAASWTHGLCAQDESGDGPAGRVVED